The following are from one region of the Candidatus Omnitrophota bacterium genome:
- a CDS encoding glycosyltransferase family 39 protein, which produces MNDKINVLILIACCLFLYFIGSASINLTDPDEVFYAGTAKEMLANKSLLTPLIFGKPQFEKPPLFYWMLMGSFKAFGINTFAARLVPALVGLLGVLGTYFFMRKISGAQVSFYAALFLSAAFLYFGLSKTVITDIAFSVFTAFALYSFYIWYRSRKDLYVVLFMVTLSLSVLTKGPLAVVLVFAAIIPFLFLVKGASALPAFLLNRYWLIFLALGCSWFIYAVAKYGNEFVGEFFVRDNWHRIIYAEHRSSDRWYFYPAVVMGGMAPWTAYLLFLGKGFKEHRDEYLFFISWIVSTFLILICAHSKLASYILPLFPALCCALAISVNSLSGRPKTLIAAGAVNILFGAAGLIALPLIAKEYPSLARPLFLGLFLLFLFMAAGGVSLIKGRIKQAVFLNIAALAAFLLAGVSSVPAKLETAFSDHGLPEIVRKHGYEGKPIVCSKMYVRGVYFYTGNPVLVLNMGGKKPFWSDHPLDVLSTEAEAVTFFRDKDKVLCVLTEEGLEKINGFFGSGRRNAVISSNLDRVVVLSEKIPPLK; this is translated from the coding sequence ATGAATGATAAAATAAACGTTCTTATACTTATAGCATGCTGTTTATTCTTGTATTTTATCGGAAGCGCCTCCATTAATCTTACCGATCCGGACGAGGTCTTCTACGCCGGTACGGCAAAAGAGATGCTCGCTAACAAGAGCCTCCTTACGCCGCTTATCTTCGGCAAGCCCCAATTCGAGAAACCTCCGTTATTTTACTGGATGCTGATGGGTTCATTCAAGGCCTTCGGCATCAATACATTCGCGGCGCGGCTTGTCCCTGCCCTGGTCGGGCTGTTAGGAGTCTTGGGGACTTATTTTTTCATGAGGAAGATATCCGGCGCCCAAGTCTCTTTTTACGCGGCCCTGTTCCTGTCGGCCGCGTTTTTGTATTTCGGGCTTTCAAAGACGGTGATCACCGATATCGCCTTTTCGGTCTTTACGGCATTCGCCCTTTACTCCTTTTACATCTGGTACAGGTCCAGGAAAGACCTTTATGTAGTCCTTTTTATGGTAACCCTCTCCTTGTCCGTATTGACAAAAGGTCCGCTCGCCGTAGTCCTTGTTTTCGCCGCCATAATACCTTTCCTCTTCTTGGTCAAGGGGGCGAGTGCGTTGCCGGCATTTTTGTTGAACAGGTACTGGCTCATATTCCTGGCGCTCGGATGCAGCTGGTTTATTTATGCCGTCGCAAAATACGGGAATGAGTTTGTCGGGGAATTTTTTGTGCGCGATAACTGGCACAGGATTATCTATGCCGAACACCGGAGTTCCGACAGATGGTATTTCTATCCGGCCGTCGTAATGGGGGGCATGGCCCCGTGGACAGCTTACCTGCTGTTCCTGGGAAAGGGTTTTAAGGAGCATAGGGACGAATACCTTTTCTTTATCTCATGGATCGTCTCGACCTTTTTGATATTAATCTGCGCGCATTCTAAATTAGCCAGTTATATACTTCCGCTCTTCCCCGCGCTCTGCTGCGCCCTTGCCATTTCCGTGAATTCCCTGTCCGGAAGGCCGAAGACGCTTATCGCCGCGGGAGCCGTTAATATCCTCTTTGGGGCGGCGGGCTTGATAGCGTTGCCGTTGATCGCGAAAGAATACCCGAGCCTGGCAAGGCCGCTTTTTTTGGGCCTTTTCCTGCTTTTCCTTTTCATGGCGGCAGGAGGGGTATCGCTGATAAAAGGCAGGATAAAACAGGCGGTATTTTTGAATATCGCGGCGCTCGCGGCTTTCCTGCTCGCGGGTGTCTCTTCGGTCCCGGCTAAACTTGAAACGGCTTTTAGCGATCACGGCCTTCCTGAAATCGTGAGGAAGCACGGGTATGAAGGAAAGCCGATAGTATGCAGCAAGATGTATGTGAGAGGGGTATATTTTTATACCGGAAACCCGGTCCTGGTATTGAATATGGGCGGGAAAAAGCCTTTTTGGAGCGATCATCCTCTGGATGTATTGAGCACTGAAGCTGAGGCGGTGACTTTTTTCAGGGATAAGGATAAAGTGCTGTGCGTCTTGACCGAAGAAGGCCTGGAGAAGATAAACGGGTTTTTCGGAAGCGGCAGGAGGAACGCGGTAATATCGAGTAATTTAGACAGGGTGGTCGTCCTAAGCGAAAAAATCCCCCCGTTAAAATAG